Proteins encoded by one window of Nitrincola iocasae:
- the ubiB gene encoding ubiquinone biosynthesis regulatory protein kinase UbiB — MRPVLRSIKIGWVIARYRLDTFFLHPSLPWLVRLMLYLLPWRYIFPARQSEAVRLRLALEALGPVFIKFGQMLSTRRDLLPDDIAVELARLQDNVPPFPSARARTIIESSLGCSVSEIFQTFDADPMASASVAQVHGATLKDGRAVVVKVIRPGIDKVIRQDISLLYTLAWMVCHLWSEGRRLRPVEVVEEYEQTIFDELDLRKEAANGSQLRRNFEGSSVLYVPEIFWDYTRRNVLVMERIYGIPVADMQQLQAQHTDMEKLAERGVEIFFTQVFRDSFFHADMHPGNIFVSRDNPDNPQYIAVDFGIIGSLSEEDQSYLARNILAFFQRDYRQVAQLHIDSGWVPRDTNVHAFETAIRSVCEPIFEKPLKEISFGMVLLGLFQTARRFNMEVQPQLVLLQKTLLNIEGLGRQLYPDLDLWKTAKPFLENWMKERMSVKAAMANIRKQGPEWLEKLPQMPQLVFDALQQSALRNEQYSESQQRLAQLKVKAKQRTRRHLLIGATAILTVAMLLRPEWQLAVSQLPWYGWLLAGAGWVSLWRA, encoded by the coding sequence GTGCGACCGGTGTTACGTTCCATTAAAATTGGCTGGGTCATAGCTCGCTATCGTCTGGATACGTTTTTTTTGCATCCATCACTGCCTTGGTTGGTGAGGTTGATGTTGTATCTGCTCCCCTGGCGCTATATTTTCCCCGCACGCCAGTCTGAGGCAGTACGTTTACGCCTGGCACTTGAAGCGCTGGGGCCTGTTTTTATTAAATTTGGTCAGATGCTTTCAACGCGGCGGGATCTACTTCCCGATGATATTGCGGTTGAGCTGGCTCGTTTGCAGGATAATGTACCACCCTTTCCCAGTGCTCGAGCTCGAACGATTATTGAAAGTTCATTGGGTTGCTCTGTATCCGAAATATTCCAGACATTTGATGCGGATCCCATGGCCTCTGCATCAGTTGCACAGGTGCACGGGGCAACGCTGAAAGATGGACGGGCTGTTGTAGTGAAAGTGATTCGCCCGGGTATTGATAAAGTGATCCGGCAGGATATTTCACTGCTCTATACGCTGGCCTGGATGGTCTGTCATCTATGGTCGGAAGGGCGCCGGTTGCGTCCTGTCGAGGTCGTGGAAGAGTATGAACAAACTATCTTTGATGAATTGGATTTGCGTAAGGAAGCTGCAAATGGCTCACAGCTCCGGCGCAATTTTGAAGGTTCGAGCGTTCTCTATGTGCCAGAAATTTTCTGGGACTATACTCGCCGTAATGTGCTTGTCATGGAGCGTATTTATGGTATCCCCGTAGCCGATATGCAGCAGTTACAGGCGCAGCATACTGATATGGAAAAGCTGGCTGAACGGGGTGTGGAAATTTTCTTTACCCAGGTGTTCCGGGATAGTTTCTTTCATGCCGATATGCATCCCGGTAATATCTTTGTATCGCGGGATAATCCGGATAACCCACAATATATTGCCGTGGATTTTGGCATTATCGGCTCACTAAGTGAGGAAGATCAAAGTTATCTTGCACGTAACATACTGGCATTTTTTCAGCGTGATTACCGGCAAGTAGCGCAGTTACACATCGACTCTGGTTGGGTGCCAAGAGATACCAATGTACATGCTTTTGAAACTGCTATACGTAGTGTATGTGAACCAATTTTTGAAAAACCGCTGAAAGAAATCTCCTTCGGCATGGTGTTGCTCGGTCTATTTCAGACAGCGCGCCGTTTTAATATGGAAGTACAGCCACAGTTGGTTCTGCTACAGAAAACGTTGCTGAATATAGAAGGTCTGGGTAGGCAGCTATACCCAGATCTGGATTTGTGGAAAACCGCCAAGCCGTTCCTGGAAAACTGGATGAAAGAGCGAATGAGTGTGAAGGCCGCGATGGCCAACATTCGTAAGCAGGGACCTGAATGGCTGGAAAAGCTGCCACAAATGCCGCAGTTGGTGTTCGATGCTCTGCAGCAAAGTGCGTTACGTAACGAGCAGTACAGTGAATCTCAGCAGCGCTTGGCCCAGTTAAAGGTTAAGGCTAAACAACGAACGCGGCGGCATCTGCTCATAGGAGCTACGGCCATACTGACCGTAGCAATGCTGCTTCGACCCG